AGGGTAATCGTTTTCATGCAGGCATGATAGCACGAGTCGTGCGGTCGTGCAAGGGCCATCGCGGAGTCAGCACGCAGTACCCTGCGTCGCCCACGTGCGGCCCATTCGAAGGCGACCATCGCACGTACGCGTGCTCGCTCCGCGGATGTGATGCCCTATCAATCCAGGCCGTAACGCTGGAGTTCTTCCGGCGTCAATGCCAGCGGGTCGCGCTGGATGAGCGGGGCGGAGAGGGTGAGGAGGCGTTCGGGGTCGGTAGGGCGGAGGCGGGGGTCATCATGGACGGAGGTCAAAATGTATTGCCCATCTGGGCTGAAGACGCCCAGCGATTCCCCGCCCAATTGCCAGAGATGCCGATGATCCCGGATATCCCAGACATCGACGCCCGTCTCATCTTTGATAGCTACAAGGCGGTTGTCGAGGCTGAAAACGACTTCGCCGATAGCGCCAGTCACATCAAGCGATGTAATCTGCTGCTCGCTCTTGGTTTCGGCAATGACCACTTTCTGCAGCTTGGCATCGTGCAGGGCGACAAAAGCGCCATCAGGGCTTACGGCTACGACGCGCCCCAATGGACTGGCTGCGAACAACTCGTTGCCGTTGCGGAGATCGAAAAGGCGCTTGACACGCTGATCCTGCGACAAATCCTCCACGATGAGATAGTTGTTATCGACACTGAAATTGCTAAAGAAAGAATCCAAAGGCCCCAGGATTCTTCTACCCGTGGATAGATCGAAAACATGAAGGCGACGATCCTCATCATCATCAACAGCAATCTTGCTGCTATCATCACTAAAGTAGAAATAGTATGAGGAAGTGGGGATTTCTGCAGGAAGAGGAATGTCAGTTCCATCCTGGCTGTCAACGAGTCGGATTTTTCCTTCTTCGGTGATAAAACCGATCAACCTGCCATCCGGGCTGATTTTATACTCCTCAGTCGCGCCATTTAGAGAAAAAAGTTCTTTCGTGCCAGCAAGATCCCATACATGCCCAGTTGAGTCATCTGTAACAATGATAACGAAATCTCCTCTGGGACTGATGATCGGGGAGAATGAATCATCACTGAGCATATCGATATCGAGTTCAGTCGCTTCTCCTGTCGAGATGTTCCATAGACGCGTGACATCATCGATCCCTTTGACTATGATGAAGGGACTGCTCATGTTCCAAGTGTGCTGCGACAGAATCTCGACTACCCCGATCGGAAACAGGCTCTCGCCCGTCTTGGCATCCCATACAGCGGTATAGCCGACGGAATTCCGTGTAAGGATACGGGCACCTTCGTTGAAGAAAATTGCCCTCTCATAGCTGCCGCCATTTCCAAGACTCAAATGGGAACTGGAAATGGTTGTATCCCAAGCGAAGTAAGGACCAATCGTAGAATCACTGGTTACGTGACCAACGACGAAGCGACCATCAGTGCTGAAATCAAAATCACCAGACGGCCTGCCTAGAAGGAATTCATCGCCCGTATCGGTATTCCAGAACTTGTCCCGGTACTGAAGGAGTCGGGAATCAGGACTGAATCCAAGCGCATCGACGTCGGTAATGCCCCGCAGATTCAGAAGGACGCGGCCGGACAACGCATCCTGAATCCATGCCCCGTCTTCACTGGTATGGGTGAGGACTAGCGAGCCATCGCGGTTGAGAATGGCGAAGTCCACCAGTCCTTCGCTATCGAATGGCTTAGGATTTTCATTGCTCGTCAGGTCGTGCAGCCACGCGGTGCCATCCTCGCGCACAATCAGTAGTCGTGTATCTTTCGCATCGAACTGACGATCAATCTCTTGGCTCGCGCCCCTGATTCGCCCCAACGATCTCACCTCCTGCAAGTTGTCCGCCAGCAAAAGCCTTGCTACACCATCGTTCGCGCGGACAAGCAGATACTTGCCGGTCTTGCTAAACCGAACCTTGTCGATGTTGCGCCCTCTCAGTCTCTGCTGCACTTCGCCGGTGTCAGTGCGAAGTATGAGCGCCCGGCCATCGGCGCTGACGACTGCAATCTGGCTGCTATCAGGGCTAATATCGAGTTGTTCGAGGCCAACACCCCCGCCAAACGGGTTCAACGCCCGCCCGCTCTCTGCCTTCACGATGCGATTCAAAGCCTCGCCGTCTGTAACTATCAGCAGATTGCCGGGGATTTTGACATCCTCACCGCTCACGTTTACACCATCTTCAAGTGGTATTTCATCTCCCGTCCCTGCATCCAAGAGATGATAGCGGCCACCTTCATCAAAGTCATCCAGCAGTAACCACTCGCTATTCTGGCTAAATAAACCTGTATAGCTATTGACATCGGAAGTCCACAATTTTTGTTTCGATCGAAGATCCCACAGGGTTGGGCCAAAGTTAACATCAAAAACCATAAGAGATGCGTTGTCAGGGCTGAAAATACCAGGACTTACAACAAGTGCAGCATCTTCCAATTCGTAACGCACATCCCATGTTTCTGTATCCCATATCTTGATGCTTTCATCACCTACACTAGCCAAGAGCGCGCCATCTTCGCTAAAGGAGATGCCTCCCAATTGACCATCCCATGTATCGACAGGCATCGCGATTTCTTGCCCTGGTCGCAAATCCCATACATGGAACGTGCCATTCTGATCAGTTGTTACAAGCAGTTCACCGCTTGGGCTTAGCTCCGCGCTCTGAAGCGGCCCATTTTCGCTGCCCGCAACCAGCCGCCACGGCCACGACTTGGCCATCGCCTGCATCAGCGCGTCGCTGGCCTGGGGATGAATGTAGCCATCTTCGAGGGTCGTCGTCATAGCGCGCCTTGCCAGCAGGATGGCCAGGTCGGGGTCCTCTGGGTATTGGTCGATAGCGATTTTGGCTTGGGCGGCCAGTTCGCCAGCGGTCGAGCGCCGTCTTTGTTTGTCCGCTTCAGCGGCCTTGTCCTTAGCCAACTTGGTTTGGCCCACGGCATCCTCTTTTGCTGCCACCGCTTCCTCTTTTGCTTTCACCGCTTCGGCGGTCTTCACATCGGCTAGGGACTTTGCGCTTCGCCAACGCAAACCCATCAATAGCGCCAACACCAAAAGGGCCGCGCCAATGCCAACAAAAATGCGCAGGCGGTTATTGTTCTTCCGCTCCGCCTCCGCCCGCCTGCGCGCTTCCTCGGCCTTCGCCTCCAGCAAGGCCTCGCGCTCGCGGCGGGCGGCTGCCGCTTGCTGCTCTCGCTGCTCCGCCGCGATGCGGCTGGCGGCCAGGAACAGGTTCTCGCGCCCGCTCAGTTGCGGCGCCGCTCGGGCTAGCCATGCCTCCGCAGTATCCAGCCGCAACCCACCCCACAAGAAATCTTCACTCGCTTTGCTGGCCTCCCATTCCCGCGCCGCCTCCTCCACCTGCAACTGGAAGCGCAAGTCCTCGCGCCCATTCTCGATCCACTCGCGCAGGGTCGGCCAGGCCCGGATCAGGGCCTCGTGCGAGACCTCGGCCGTTTCCCCACCCGTGGCCGGGTCGCGGCCCGTGGTCAGCAGGCGCTCGTCCACCAACGGCTTCAGCAGCGCCTGCACCTCGTCGGGCGTGTGGCCGGCCGGGGTCAGGTCATCCAACAAGGCCCGGCGGCGGCTGTCCAGCGCCCCTTCGCCCGGCTGGATCAGCTTGAGCAACAGGTGGCGCAATTGTTCGCGCTCATCTTCGCCGTATTTTTCATGCAGGATGGCGTCGGCGCGGGCGGCCAGCGCCCCCTCCACCCCGCCCATCGCCTTGTAGGCCGCCCAGGTCATGGCGCCCTCGCCGTCCCGCTGCTCCCACAGCTTCGACAGTGTGTATTCCAGCAGCGGCAGCGCGCCCGGCTTGCCCGCCACCTGCTCGACCAGCTCCTCGGCCAGCCCCGCCTCGAACTCGCCGCCCACTTCCAGGGCCGGGTCGTAGATGGCCGAGCCTAATTCCTCCGGCGTCATGGCGCTGACGATGACATCATGGTCGGCGATCCAGCGCGCCAGTTCGGGGTACTCCGCCACCCGGTGCAGGAAATCGGCCCGCAGGGTGATGATCAGGCAGACAGGCGTCTGCACGGCGGCGACGGCGGCCAGCAGTTGGCGAACGAAGGGGATGCTCTGCCCGGCCTCGTGGGCGGCGCGGGCGTCCTTGTCGGCCGGGGCCAGCGTCACCAGTTCCTCGGCCTGATCCACCACCAGCACCAGCCGGCGGTTGCCGGCCTGGCCCAGCAGCAGGTCGGCGGCCAGTAGCAGCCCCCGCTCATCTTCGGCCAGCAGCCGGCGCATCGACAGCACCGCCTCGGCGCTATCGCCGCCCTTGAGTTGGGCCAGGGCCACGGCCAACGCATCCAGGGGCCGGCCGCCCGGTTTGAAGATGGCGTAGAGCCAGCCCTCGCTGCCCGGCAAAGCGCCGCCTTTCAACTCCGGGAGCAGCCCCGCCCGCACCACGCTGCTCTTGCCGCTGCCCGACGGCCCCATCACGGCCAGGAACGGCCACTGCCGCACCTTGTCCACCAGTTCGGCGGTGAGGGCATCGCGGCCGAAAAAGAGGTCGGCGTCTTTCTCCTCGAAGGTGCGCAGACCGACATAGGGGTTGAAGTCGGCGGCGGGCGCCTCCCGCAGTGCGTCCCACTCGGCCTCGACTTTCTTCAGCTCCTCCTCGACCTGCTTTCTTTCGTGGACAAGCTCGAAGGGCGCATCCACCCCCTTGATGGCAATCTGCCCATCGAGATAGCCCAGCTTATTCAGCAGAAGCTCGCGTTGTTGGCGTAATTCCCGCACTCTTTGGCGCTGTTCGCGGCGCATGGGGGGTGCTCCTGAACGGGGAATGGCAGAGGTCGGAGGGCGGAGGTCAGAGGACGGAGGTCAGAACATCCGTCATGGTGCTTTCCTATCGAGCAGAAACTTCGTCGTTGGTTGTTCGTCTCTGGGAAGCATGTCGCTACCGCAGTCACTTCGGTTCGCGGGAACTATAGGTGATGGTGGGGACAACGACAAATCGGGCGGGAGGACAGGGGACGAATGGGATCGAAGGAATCAGGTGAAATCAGGCATGTAGTCCGCGTTGCACCACTCGGTCGAGTTCCACGACTTCTCCTCGTATGCGCTTTGCGACTTGCAGATAACGATCCGTCACAGTTCGATTCCATCCGCTTGAATAGCCGCGCGCAATGGCTCCGACGCGGTCTCCAAGGCAACAAAATCCACCGCTCGATCAGCGATGACTTCCTCGACCAGGCGCCAGGCGCGCCAGAAATCTCCGCCCTTCATACCCTCCACAGCCATGTCAACATCGGTGGTGTCATCATACCAGGCGCCATGCGCCAATGAGCCAAAGAGCACCACGCGCTGGACATCAAAACGATGCTTCAACTCGCGCACTGCCTCCCGAACGCGCTCTAACAGCAGGGAGCGATCTATCTCCTGCGCTGGTGTGATGGGCGCGGGTAATTGGCGCTGTCGCGCCGCTCTCAGATATCGCTGTCGTTCTTCAAGGCTAAGTGTCAGAGCTGTGCTCATGGCCACCGATTTCGAGTCCATGTCGTGGGAGGAGGCGCCTCCGCCCCCATTCTACGACAAAGTTCGACTGGATGCCAGTTGACCTCACACGACCTCTTTCGCTTTGCGCATACGGGGCTTCCACCCTCAGCCGGGCGGATTCCGGCCCCCGGCGGCCCATGCGATCTCCCAATCAAAACAAAAGCCCGGTCTCTCGACCGGGCGAAACAACAGAACGAAAAGTCTTTGCGGGATCAGGCAGCCAGCGCCATCATCTGCGGGCGGAATTTGTAGCCGTATTGGATCAGACCCTCGTCGCCTTCGACGCTGAGCTTGCGCGTGACCATCTCCACCGGCATACCGATGCGGATGTCCTTCGCTTCGACATCGGTCAGTTGCGCCGTCAGCATCGGGCCTTCGTGCAACTTGATCAGGGCCAGGCTGTAGGGCGACTGGGCGTCGAAACCCTTGGGGGCCTCGAACACGGTGGTGAAGCTGTAGACCTCCCCCTTGCCACTCAGACGGATGGGGTCATAGGCCGGTTTGGCGCATTCGGGGCAGACGTCGCGGGGGGGGAAGACGGTCGAGCCACAGTGATGGCAGAGTTCACCGGTGAGACTGTAGCGTTGTTTTTTGACTCGCCAACTGCGTGCGATAGACATTGGGGATTCTCCTGATTGCAAACCCTAAAGGTTTCGGAAACCTTTAGGGTTTTTAGGGTTTGGAACGTTTTAGGGTTTGGGACGTTCGTAGCGCCTCTGACTCTAGCCCGTTCGGCCTCTCAAAAACCATCAGTCTGGCCACCAGGCCAGCGGTGATAGGCTTTGACAGCACTTGCAAAAGTTCTATTTCACTTTTGCAATGGTATTGTACAGAATATCTTCGCCCATGTCAAATTCCGATCAGCCCGATCCGCGTTCATCCGCGTTTCTCCGCGTACCCTGTCAATCCTGCCCGCGCAGGATGTGGGTGACGATGGTGGCGCCGGAGCCGCCGATGTTTTGAGTCATAGCGATGTGGGCCTGGGCGATCTGGTTGGCGCCGACCTCGCCCCGCAGCTGCTGCACCGCCTCCACCACCTGGTAGACGCCCGTGGCCCCCACCGGATGCCCGCGCGCCTTCAGCCCGCCCATCGTCGTGATCGGCAGCCTCCCCGCCAGCGTGATCGCCCCCGAAGCGCCCAACTCGACCCCCCGCCCGCGCTCGGCAAAGCCGCACGCCTCCAAGGCCAGCACCGACATGATGCTGAAGGCATCGTGCAGCTCGAAGAGATCGATGTCCTCCGGGCGCAGGCCGGCCTGGGTCAGAGCGCGCTGGCTGGAAAGCCAGGCGGCGCTAAGGAAGAGCGGGTCGCTGCGGTCGTGGACGGCCAGGGTGTCGGTGGCCGAAGCCGAGCCGGCGATGTGAACGAGACGCTGGCCCCGCCCGAACTCCCGCGCCCGCTCGGCCGGCATCAGCACCACCGCCGCCGCCCCGTCGCAGATGGGCGAACTGTCGAGCACATTGATCGGCGGGGCCACCAGGGCGGCCTTCTCGTACTTATCCACCGAGATGGGCATGGGGAACATGGCGTTGGGGTTGTTGCGGGCGTTCTGATGGGCGTTGACCGGGAAAGGCGCAAAATCGTGATGCGAAACGCCGTATTCGTGCATATAACGCTGCATCAGCATCGCATTCAGGGCCAGGAAGGTGGCGCCCTCGGCCACTTCATACTCCTGGTCGGCCGCCAGCGCCAGCCCGGCCGTGGTCTCGTCGGGGAGGGTGTCGGTCATCTTCTCCACCCCCGCCACCACCACCGTCTCAACCTGGCCGCTGGCCACGGCCATCATGCCCAGCCGCAGCGCCGCCGCGCCCGAGGCGCAGGCCGCCTCGATCTTGGCCGCCTCGATCCCGCGCAGACCGACGAAATCGGCGATGAGCGTGGCCAGATGCTCTTGCCCGGCCAATTCGCCCGAAAGCATGTTGCCCACAAAGAGGGCGTCGGCCGTCTCGACCCCGGCATCCTGCATGGCTGCCACCACAGCATCATGGCCGAGATGGCGGATGCTCTTGTCCCACAGTTCGCCCACGGGCGTCTGCCCGATGCCAACGATAGCTACTTGTCTCATTTCATCTTCAACTTGCCGCGATAGCGGAGATAGGTGGCGTAGTCGATGACCGTCCGCCGGCGGATGTAGTCTTCGGTGCTGGGGGCCAGCAGGCGGCGGTCGTGGATGCCGTCGGTCACTTCGAACGACATGGCATCGCTGCCGGCGCCGGAGCCAAACGAGACGACCAGGATGCGGTCGCCCGGCTGCGCCACATCTAGCACAGCCGTCAGGCCGACGATGGAGGCCCCAGAATAGGTGTTGCCGATCCGCCCCACCAGCAGGCCGGTCTCCCACTGCTGGCGCTTGAAACCGAGTTGCTGCGCGGCTTTGGTGGGAAACTTGGTGTTGGGCTGGTGCAGGACGACATAGCGATAGTCGGTGGCGGTGCGGCCCATCGCCTGCAAGATCATCTCACCGGCGGTGACGATGTGGTGGAAATAGGCCGGTTCGCCGGTGA
The Caldilineales bacterium DNA segment above includes these coding regions:
- a CDS encoding thiolase domain-containing protein; the encoded protein is MRQVAIVGIGQTPVGELWDKSIRHLGHDAVVAAMQDAGVETADALFVGNMLSGELAGQEHLATLIADFVGLRGIEAAKIEAACASGAAALRLGMMAVASGQVETVVVAGVEKMTDTLPDETTAGLALAADQEYEVAEGATFLALNAMLMQRYMHEYGVSHHDFAPFPVNAHQNARNNPNAMFPMPISVDKYEKAALVAPPINVLDSSPICDGAAAVVLMPAERAREFGRGQRLVHIAGSASATDTLAVHDRSDPLFLSAAWLSSQRALTQAGLRPEDIDLFELHDAFSIMSVLALEACGFAERGRGVELGASGAITLAGRLPITTMGGLKARGHPVGATGVYQVVEAVQQLRGEVGANQIAQAHIAMTQNIGGSGATIVTHILRGQD
- a CDS encoding nucleotidyltransferase domain-containing protein, producing MDSKSVAMSTALTLSLEERQRYLRAARQRQLPAPITPAQEIDRSLLLERVREAVRELKHRFDVQRVVLFGSLAHGAWYDDTTDVDMAVEGMKGGDFWRAWRLVEEVIADRAVDFVALETASEPLRAAIQADGIEL
- a CDS encoding Zn-ribbon domain-containing OB-fold protein — protein: MARSWRVKKQRYSLTGELCHHCGSTVFPPRDVCPECAKPAYDPIRLSGKGEVYSFTTVFEAPKGFDAQSPYSLALIKLHEGPMLTAQLTDVEAKDIRIGMPVEMVTRKLSVEGDEGLIQYGYKFRPQMMALAA